From a single Oscarella lobularis chromosome 20, ooOscLobu1.1, whole genome shotgun sequence genomic region:
- the LOC136199028 gene encoding stonin-1-like isoform X3, which yields MESRTSDAFNPFSDDFSRFDAEMISKVVAQSSDAVASTASTSNAANGALLNASSFARSSQTNWVTFDDDDPKDSLTAAVTSENKVNWALTSETPTLAARESVQDREFEWKVYCKLRRSKKSDPWVPVYMTLHESTLTLKRCSEDRLLAAATKTPTTAETKETKETNGMEEISLNDDDDVDDDPDNDILPYHEIELVHEMAFTPIIVRKTTKKWKCHSVKLRYNEYEEKRSLFALFQRDHVKKSTTLLKLVHDDPFLLRRLVDSVSTTIRELPAVVKESTTSVYRINEIFVEFHENCDVEARWNGKPISQGGVDRVRVRAFLSLSPDCRLILNDREADEIQSASGFLPPGRAVFLRDVVLHPCCDRDAFYSHRIVRFRPLNAVNFDLMQFRTKPLCPPPLVARVQMKMDKFAVTLTVVLEKGKTISHALHFSNVVLKFPVPSAWACLFVKATRLGKKKSVKSYRRMGIRLSLASDSCQIQANVGRAKYEPEFGALAWRIGSLPGGPVLETKDRPTMSCQLQLHQGRI from the exons ATGGAGAGTCGAACGTCGGACGCCTTCAATCCTTTCAGCGACGACttttcgcgtttcgacgccgaaatgATATCGAAAGTCGTCGCCCAGTCGTCGGATGCTgtcgcttcgacggcgtcgacgtcgaacgctGCAAACGGCGCTCTGCTAAACGCTTCGTCGTTTGCACGGAGCTCGCAAACGAATTGGGTCActttcgacgatgacgatccTAAAGACTCTCTTACGGCTGCCGTAACGAGCGAAAACAAGGTCAATTGGGCGTTGACCAGCGAAACGCCGACGCTGGCAGCTCGAGAGAGCGTGCAAGATCGAGAATTCGAATGGAAAGTCTATTGCAAGTTGAGACGCTCGAAAAAGAGCGATCCGTGGGTTCCCGTATATATGACACTACACGAATCGACTCTAACATTGAAGCGCTGCAGCGaagatcgtcttctcgccgctGCAACAAAGACTCCGACGACAgcggaaacgaaggaaacgaaggaaacgaaCGGAATGGAAGAGATTTCTCtcaacgatgacgatgacgtagacgacgaCCCGGATAACGACATTTTACCCTATCACGAAATCGAACTCGTTCACGAAATGGCATTCACGCCGATAATCGTAcgcaaaacgacgaaaaaatggaaATGTCATTCGGTGAAATTGCGCTACAACgaatacgaagaaaaacgctccCTTTTCGCTCTCTTCCAACGCGATCACgtgaaaaaatcgacgactcTACTCAAACTCGTCCACGACGATCCCTTTCTccttcgacgtctcgtcgactcgGTTTCCACGACGATACGCGAACTTCCCGCCGTCGTCAAGGAATCGACGACTTCCGTGTATCGAATCAACGAAatattcgtcgaatttcacGAGAATTGCGACGTGGAAGCGCGATGGAATGGAAAGCCCATTTCCCAAGGGGGCGTGGATCGCGTACGCGTTCGCGCCTTTTTAAGTTTATCGCCTGATTGTCGTCTCATTCTCAATGATCGAGAAGCGGATGAGATTCAAAGTGCGAGCGGTTTTCTGCCGCCCGGACGCGCCGTTTTTctacgcgacgtcgttcttcatCCGTGCTGCGATCGCGACGCGTTCTATTCCCATCGtatcgttcgttttcgtccgCTCAACGCCGTTAATTTCGATTTGATGCAGTTTCGCACGAAGCCGCTctgtccgccgccgcttgtCGCTCGCGTTCAAATGAAAATGGATAAGTTTGCTGTCACTTTAACTGTCGTTCTCGAAAAGGGAAAGACGATTAGTCATGCTCTTCATTTTTCGAATGTCGTGCTCAAGTTTCCCGTGCCCTCCGCTTGGGCGTGTTTGTTTGTCAAGGCGACGCGTCTCGGCAAGAAGAAATCTGTCAAATCGTATCGACGAATGGGAATTCGGCTCTCCTTAGCCTCCGATTCTTGTCAAATTCAAGCCAATGTCGGTCGTGCGAAGTACGAGCCGGAATTTGGTGCTCTTGCTTGGAGAATTGGCTCTCTACCTGGAGGTCCCGtcttagaaacgaaagataGGCCTACAATGAGCTGTCAGTTGCAACTGCATCAAG GCAGGATCTGA
- the LOC136199028 gene encoding stonin-2-like isoform X1: protein MESRTSDAFNPFSDDFSRFDAEMISKVVAQSSDAVASTASTSNAANGALLNASSFARSSQTNWVTFDDDDPKDSLTAAVTSENKVNWALTSETPTLAARESVQDREFEWKVYCKLRRSKKSDPWVPVYMTLHESTLTLKRCSEDRLLAAATKTPTTAETKETKETNGMEEISLNDDDDVDDDPDNDILPYHEIELVHEMAFTPIIVRKTTKKWKCHSVKLRYNEYEEKRSLFALFQRDHVKKSTTLLKLVHDDPFLLRRLVDSVSTTIRELPAVVKESTTSVYRINEIFVEFHENCDVEARWNGKPISQGGVDRVRVRAFLSLSPDCRLILNDREADEIQSASGFLPPGRAVFLRDVVLHPCCDRDAFYSHRIVRFRPLNAVNFDLMQFRTKPLCPPPLVARVQMKMDKFAVTLTVVLEKGKTISHALHFSNVVLKFPVPSAWACLFVKATRLGKKKSVKSYRRMGIRLSLASDSCQIQANVGRAKYEPEFGALAWRIGSLPGGPVLETKDRPTMSCQLQLHQDMYRPDPKAIEVELDYDVPMFMASDLRVRGIRVQTLNRRHPERRPAKYVQYNTHYHHRIVSK, encoded by the exons ATGGAGAGTCGAACGTCGGACGCCTTCAATCCTTTCAGCGACGACttttcgcgtttcgacgccgaaatgATATCGAAAGTCGTCGCCCAGTCGTCGGATGCTgtcgcttcgacggcgtcgacgtcgaacgctGCAAACGGCGCTCTGCTAAACGCTTCGTCGTTTGCACGGAGCTCGCAAACGAATTGGGTCActttcgacgatgacgatccTAAAGACTCTCTTACGGCTGCCGTAACGAGCGAAAACAAGGTCAATTGGGCGTTGACCAGCGAAACGCCGACGCTGGCAGCTCGAGAGAGCGTGCAAGATCGAGAATTCGAATGGAAAGTCTATTGCAAGTTGAGACGCTCGAAAAAGAGCGATCCGTGGGTTCCCGTATATATGACACTACACGAATCGACTCTAACATTGAAGCGCTGCAGCGaagatcgtcttctcgccgctGCAACAAAGACTCCGACGACAgcggaaacgaaggaaacgaaggaaacgaaCGGAATGGAAGAGATTTCTCtcaacgatgacgatgacgtagacgacgaCCCGGATAACGACATTTTACCCTATCACGAAATCGAACTCGTTCACGAAATGGCATTCACGCCGATAATCGTAcgcaaaacgacgaaaaaatggaaATGTCATTCGGTGAAATTGCGCTACAACgaatacgaagaaaaacgctccCTTTTCGCTCTCTTCCAACGCGATCACgtgaaaaaatcgacgactcTACTCAAACTCGTCCACGACGATCCCTTTCTccttcgacgtctcgtcgactcgGTTTCCACGACGATACGCGAACTTCCCGCCGTCGTCAAGGAATCGACGACTTCCGTGTATCGAATCAACGAAatattcgtcgaatttcacGAGAATTGCGACGTGGAAGCGCGATGGAATGGAAAGCCCATTTCCCAAGGGGGCGTGGATCGCGTACGCGTTCGCGCCTTTTTAAGTTTATCGCCTGATTGTCGTCTCATTCTCAATGATCGAGAAGCGGATGAGATTCAAAGTGCGAGCGGTTTTCTGCCGCCCGGACGCGCCGTTTTTctacgcgacgtcgttcttcatCCGTGCTGCGATCGCGACGCGTTCTATTCCCATCGtatcgttcgttttcgtccgCTCAACGCCGTTAATTTCGATTTGATGCAGTTTCGCACGAAGCCGCTctgtccgccgccgcttgtCGCTCGCGTTCAAATGAAAATGGATAAGTTTGCTGTCACTTTAACTGTCGTTCTCGAAAAGGGAAAGACGATTAGTCATGCTCTTCATTTTTCGAATGTCGTGCTCAAGTTTCCCGTGCCCTCCGCTTGGGCGTGTTTGTTTGTCAAGGCGACGCGTCTCGGCAAGAAGAAATCTGTCAAATCGTATCGACGAATGGGAATTCGGCTCTCCTTAGCCTCCGATTCTTGTCAAATTCAAGCCAATGTCGGTCGTGCGAAGTACGAGCCGGAATTTGGTGCTCTTGCTTGGAGAATTGGCTCTCTACCTGGAGGTCCCGtcttagaaacgaaagataGGCCTACAATGAGCTGTCAGTTGCAACTGCATCAAG aTATGTATAGGCCGGATCCTAAGGCGATCGAAGTGGAATTGGATTACGACGTTCCCATGTTTATGGCTTCGGATTTGAGAGTACGGGGTATTCGCGTGCAGACGCtcaatcgacgtcatcccGAGAGAAGACCGGCCAAGTACGTTCAATACAACACTCACTATCATCATCGAATCGTATCAAAATAG
- the LOC136199028 gene encoding stonin-1-like isoform X2, whose amino-acid sequence MESRTSDAFNPFSDDFSRFDAEMISKVVAQSSDAVASTASTSNAANGALLNASSFARSSQTNWVTFDDDDPKDSLTAAVTSENKVNWALTSETPTLAARESVQDREFEWKVYCKLRRSKKSDPWVPVYMTLHESTLTLKRCSEDRLLAAATKTPTTAETKETKETNGMEEISLNDDDDVDDDPDNDILPYHEIELVHEMAFTPIIVRKTTKKWKCHSVKLRYNEYEEKRSLFALFQRDHVKKSTTLLKLVHDDPFLLRRLVDSVSTTIRELPAVVKESTTSVYRINEIFVEFHENCDVEARWNGKPISQGGVDRVRVRAFLSLSPDCRLILNDREADEIQSASGFLPPGRAVFLRDVVLHPCCDRDAFYSHRIVRFRPLNAVNFDLMQFRTKPLCPPPLVARVQMKMDKFAVTLTVVLEKGKTISHALHFSNVVLKFPVPSAWACLFVKATRLGKKKSVKSYRRMGIRLSLASDSCQIQANVGRAKYEPEFGALAWRIGSLPGGPVLETKDRPTMSCQLQLHQGIYIGRI is encoded by the exons ATGGAGAGTCGAACGTCGGACGCCTTCAATCCTTTCAGCGACGACttttcgcgtttcgacgccgaaatgATATCGAAAGTCGTCGCCCAGTCGTCGGATGCTgtcgcttcgacggcgtcgacgtcgaacgctGCAAACGGCGCTCTGCTAAACGCTTCGTCGTTTGCACGGAGCTCGCAAACGAATTGGGTCActttcgacgatgacgatccTAAAGACTCTCTTACGGCTGCCGTAACGAGCGAAAACAAGGTCAATTGGGCGTTGACCAGCGAAACGCCGACGCTGGCAGCTCGAGAGAGCGTGCAAGATCGAGAATTCGAATGGAAAGTCTATTGCAAGTTGAGACGCTCGAAAAAGAGCGATCCGTGGGTTCCCGTATATATGACACTACACGAATCGACTCTAACATTGAAGCGCTGCAGCGaagatcgtcttctcgccgctGCAACAAAGACTCCGACGACAgcggaaacgaaggaaacgaaggaaacgaaCGGAATGGAAGAGATTTCTCtcaacgatgacgatgacgtagacgacgaCCCGGATAACGACATTTTACCCTATCACGAAATCGAACTCGTTCACGAAATGGCATTCACGCCGATAATCGTAcgcaaaacgacgaaaaaatggaaATGTCATTCGGTGAAATTGCGCTACAACgaatacgaagaaaaacgctccCTTTTCGCTCTCTTCCAACGCGATCACgtgaaaaaatcgacgactcTACTCAAACTCGTCCACGACGATCCCTTTCTccttcgacgtctcgtcgactcgGTTTCCACGACGATACGCGAACTTCCCGCCGTCGTCAAGGAATCGACGACTTCCGTGTATCGAATCAACGAAatattcgtcgaatttcacGAGAATTGCGACGTGGAAGCGCGATGGAATGGAAAGCCCATTTCCCAAGGGGGCGTGGATCGCGTACGCGTTCGCGCCTTTTTAAGTTTATCGCCTGATTGTCGTCTCATTCTCAATGATCGAGAAGCGGATGAGATTCAAAGTGCGAGCGGTTTTCTGCCGCCCGGACGCGCCGTTTTTctacgcgacgtcgttcttcatCCGTGCTGCGATCGCGACGCGTTCTATTCCCATCGtatcgttcgttttcgtccgCTCAACGCCGTTAATTTCGATTTGATGCAGTTTCGCACGAAGCCGCTctgtccgccgccgcttgtCGCTCGCGTTCAAATGAAAATGGATAAGTTTGCTGTCACTTTAACTGTCGTTCTCGAAAAGGGAAAGACGATTAGTCATGCTCTTCATTTTTCGAATGTCGTGCTCAAGTTTCCCGTGCCCTCCGCTTGGGCGTGTTTGTTTGTCAAGGCGACGCGTCTCGGCAAGAAGAAATCTGTCAAATCGTATCGACGAATGGGAATTCGGCTCTCCTTAGCCTCCGATTCTTGTCAAATTCAAGCCAATGTCGGTCGTGCGAAGTACGAGCCGGAATTTGGTGCTCTTGCTTGGAGAATTGGCTCTCTACCTGGAGGTCCCGtcttagaaacgaaagataGGCCTACAATGAGCTGTCAGTTGCAACTGCATCAAG gcaTTTATATAGGCAGGATCTGA